Within the Dermacentor silvarum isolate Dsil-2018 chromosome 8, BIME_Dsil_1.4, whole genome shotgun sequence genome, the region GCTGCTCCGATGCTCACATAGTGCTAGACTCTGACTTCCTAGATATCATTGAAGAGGGCGATGTGATCCTCGCAGACAAGGGCTTTCCAGGCATACGAGCAGGCGTGGCAGGGAAAAGCGCAGTGCTAATCATGCCACCTTTTTCAACAGGCAATCAGCCTTTTTCTAGAGAGCAACTTAAGCAAACACATGATATTGCTCAAGTACGAGTACATGTTGAGCGTATGATACAAAGAATAAAGACACATGGAATTTTGCAACATCGCATCCCAATTAGCTTGATCCCTGCCATGAGTAAAATATTTCACATGTGTTGTGTGTTGGCGAATTTGCAGAGTCCCATCATACAAcataatggaaaatgaaaaacTGCATCATAAATCAACAGCTTGAAAAACCTGCACGCCATTTATCATGTATTTGTGATGCAATAAGTTGCATATATCATGTAGCACTtaatcatcatcaacctatatttatgtccactgcaggacgaaggcttctacctgcaatctccaattttgcgctagctgatttaaCCTAATTAGTTTAATaatgaggttttacatgccaaaaccacgatatgattatgaggcacgccgtagctggtgactccggaaatttggaccacttgggattctttaacgtgcacttaaatctaagtacatgggtgttttcgcattttgcccccatcgaaatgcagccgccgtggccgggatagcTGATTTAAACTTGCGcttgctaatttcctaacttcacttAGCACTTAGTGAGCCCATAAATGTGAGCCTTCGGAATAACGCTTACCTTGTAGCATTGCTTGATGTCTTTGTGTTGTCTTTTTGTTATGCCAATGACAAACACATACAGGGTGCGCCCTTTGTGAAAGGTAATACATGAGTGCAAAACATGTTGCTGTAAACACACTTTCAAAACTAGTATTTATTATCAGCCATTAAAACGCAATATGAGAATATCAGTGAAAGCAGGGTGACTAGTCCTCATGTCAGGAGGTTTAGAAGGAGCTTATAATACACTACTCCTGAACATGTGCAATACAACCTCCCCTCCCTTCGAAATTGTCATCATAGTTAAATAAAACACCTGTTCAGAAAACTTCCAGTGATTATGAGATGGTATACTGAACGCATGCATTTTGCATAGAAGCTTCCTACTTTCGATGCAGACAAAAGAATGCTGAGTGCACACTCAATAGAACAATCTCGATACATAAAATCATCTGCATTGAAACATCAAAAGGGCACTATGCTGCTTACTGTGCCAGCAGCTTTATGTAATACTTGTGATAAAACCACTGAAGCCGTGGAATGCTCTCGGCAAGAAAGGCTTCATCCCTTTCAACTAAAATAATGAGGTCCTGCTTGCTGCtgtacacaaaaaagaaacactctGTGGTGTTCGTTACGTACATTGCCACTTGCACTTGACAGTAGTACGGGTGCTTGCGAGCTAGTCTAAGGCAGCCGTCCTCATATACAACATAGCTAATGAAGCTCTGGCACAGGCTGGGGTCAATGATGAAATCGTCTTTCCTGGAGAAAGGGCACTTAATTTCTAGTAAAGTTATCCCCTTCCTCGTGTGGAACAGTCCATCTGGGCTTGCACAGAGCCAAGGCTGTCGTGGATGAACGACGAGGCCAACCTGCACAGATAATTATTTGTCAAAATAAGCAAATAATTCCTTTTAGGGATCTACGCATCCATTTTAAATTAAAAAATTCTGCACACAGCCACGGAGTGAGGCAGGAAAGAGAAAGTAAAATATTATTCTGGAGCACAttaccatgaataaaacattccCAGTTACGATCCGCCTATTTGCATACAAAGTCCTGCTTTATTTAATATACTGTGGTAGCTGGTTCGAGAAATTATATGGCATATGCATCTAGCACAAATGAGTGCAGCGCGAATTATTGAGATGCATGCAGTCACTAGTTTTTCAGGGATTATTATTTTTGAAACCTAGCTCATATGACGCTCAAAATACTGCAGGTACGATGACTGCTGCACTAGTCTAAAACAATCTAGAGCAGAAAAAATGCAATAAGCTAGGCATATCCAaagtttttgtgtaataaaaatgTGTTGCAAACAGCTAGCAGAGCATGTTCCTTTTACACTTCCTTAGAAATAGCCTTCACAGATAATGCATCAACTAGAAACGTTTACTACCACTTTTTTAGACCGACCACTTCTCATTTGCACTGAAAATATGCTTTTAATTTCAACAGACTACAGTACACCAGAGATGTAAATGTCAAAGTCGTGATACAATGGGATCGGAGATAGCAATTTATTAACAGTTAAgataaatatgtaattaggcttCATTGTTCTGACAACTGGTTAGTGAACTGTGCATAGGAAATTTATTTGCTTTAACCGTGTCACTAAAAGAGAAAGACATCTCACTCACACTAAAATACAAATATAAACTACGAAGTGTTACAAGCCCCATGCATTGCTATGGATTTCGTCTGCACAATTATTCTATAAATGAAGTGAGACAGCATTTGAACGCATGGTTGCCAGGAGAACACAAAGGAGGATCACTGCAAACACAATGTAACAAAAATTTGAGTCCCATTTTTGAAAAGAAACACATGAATATACCTTGTATATGGAATGTCCGAAAATGTGAATGTCTGGTTGATGAAGTACTATTACAACGAAATGATTCTCTCGTGCGTATTCTGTGACAGCAACTGCCTGCGCAATTTTCCAATCTTTTTGCACAGCAACAACTTTTAGTGCTGATAACACACAAGAAAGGAGTCACAGAATTCTTATTACCTTGGCGATAAACTAGTTATAACCGAATGTGCCAACTTATTGCAAGTAAATTTTAACATTACTGATTGCAATAACTGACCTGCGTCACTGTGGTGCCGGCTTTTCTTTCTAAGACCTGCCGAGCCACTGGTTCCATTGCAATACCTGGAAATTTTGAAAATAAAGAGGCTAGCAAAACTGCTTACAAAAATGCACATCTCTAGCCCTCACATGTAGCGAGGATTACTGCAGTGTCAACACCGTCTAATTGTCTCCTGACAATATGTCACTGCTCTGCAAATGTTCACAAATTTGTAGTGTAGCCAAAATAAGTGTTGAAGTAAACAAAAACATAATGGTGTGTACTACCATATGCATGAAAGTCAAGGTTCTTTAAAAACATGCTGATTGTGAAGTCATTGCTGTAACACAAAGTGTACAACTCTTGCCTAACAGGTGTGCCAGGCTTATCACAATATGTTTGGCAACTGAGAGTGCAGTACGAAACATGGTTCCTCCAGAACAGTTGCTGAGCTCATTGCTTGCACATAGCAAAAATGGGTTCCAGCAGAACATACTGACATGGAAAGAAAGAGATGACGACACACGCTGCTAgtcagttgctagtccagcgtgtgtcgccatccctttctgtccgtgtcagtaTATTCTGTTgaaaaccatttgtgctatggtTGCTCCAACTGTGATTTGCATCTGAGGGAAGCAGAAGCCGCTGGCAATGACTGCATATCTCTTGCATGAGGGTGTGCCTCATCTGAAAATTTAGGTCAGTGCCCAGAAATTAAGAATGTGCTACTTTGAAGTCTCGTTGATTCAATGCACCCTGGAGGAATACCAGATGCCCATTCGTGTTAGCACAAATGCCAAAGTAACTGCGCACACGAAGCACTTTAGGTGTTTGAACATGTGATAGTACGTAATGCAGCCATGCATTTACAAGTAAGGCGGCTTTACTGTGTTGACTGGCTTTACATCATGTTACAAAGATTAGTGACACTGGCTTACTGTGAAGCGGTGCCACATGGCATTTATCCATTAGTTTCTGACCCAAATTAAAACTACACTTTCTTGTTTATTTGGGACACAAGCACGCTCGTTTCCATCAGTGTCACAAAGCATCTTCCCATTTCCACCAGAAATACATTCCAAGCGGTAGACAGCGCCTTTAACATGGCGTTGAGCCgagaaaaaataaacgaaaaaaagagTAAAATGGGACACGCACGAGGTGCCATGCAAAGGAGTCCATTGAATTCTAGTCACTAGAACTTTGTGCATCTCCCTCTTCATGCTTGTGTCTAGTTTTTTCATGATACTCAACAATGAGCTAAGCTCACCTTTTTGCAATAATACGCTCACAATAACGCTGCAACTCAGAATTAACCACAAGTGGACCACACATCATTATGAAGTCTATTTCTCATCGCATAAAAGACTTTGTAATTAAATATTAAATTTCATTAAGCTGAGCAAAAGCTGCTTACCATAATCTGTGGCTGGAGAATAGAAACGTTTCGCTTTCTCTAGCTGCTCTGCCAGTGATTCAAACGACCGCTTTCTACAGAGGATTCGGTGCGCGATGGAGCTGGATATTCTTGAAGACCTCTCCTGGTGCCATCTGCATTTCAAAACGAGCATTGTACGTGAAGTGCAAAAGTTACATATGCTGTGAAATAATAAAACGAATTCATGCTTTCTGAACATGCCTGGAGCAACTCAGTTCAGAAGCAGCATGCTGTGCTTATAAAAAATAGCAGGAGGAAAATAAAAATTGCAATGTTACAAACCGAGCACACTTTCCCTGCGTTATTGTTTCGGCAGCAATTATTTCCGCCTGGAGTTCCGTAATTTCCACCTTAGTGGAAAAAAACTGGACCTCATCGGCACTCAATGTGCACGCTTCCTTAAGTGCATACAGAGGCAGACTGTAATTCCAGTTCAAAACATCCTTCACCATACACAGGTTTGCGTTCAGTGCTGCCTTGGAAACAAGGTCTTCCAGAGTGTCTCGCACTGCCCACATAGCTTCTTCTTGCTGCTGTAGCTTCAAAGTAGACAACATTACACAGTCGATGTCGGGGAAGTGTTTCAAAATGAAAGAAGGTGGCTGCTCATTGGGCTGCTTGCCACCAATATAAACTGGTTTATACTCTGCAAAACGTGAAGATCAGCGCTGTTAACACTGCTTCAATTTAATCTGATATTACCACAGATACACAGAAAATTTCCTCAGTTTTTATGTCTTCATGCTTCCGAATTACGAGTAACTTTATAATTACCACTGCATTTAATATGTTCATGCATAAGCACAACACCATGTCATGTTTTCCCAATTAATCCAAAGCAATCAGTAGCGTGCCAACATTCAAGGCTGTGCCGCATCAGTGCCGACAGTGCGATAGCTATAGACAGCGAGTTTCCCTACCTCCAAAGAGTTCCTCAATGGATTCTTTTTTTGAAGTGTTTGGCTTGGACGCCGGCCGGCCCCACATTTGAGGCATGTCGGTTGATGACTTTGCATCGGCTATATTATTAAGTTTGAGTGCGACCGCTGCGACGTGCTTGCAGGCGCCGTCGCTGCCGGCCTTGCACGAGCAGGTGGACCCACACATCTGGCGCTGTGATGACAGCTCCAGGAAAGCACACAAAAATAGGATTAAGTAAACGTACACTAGCCGTTGTTGGAACTAGAAACGTGTAGTACCGACGCTATTCTATTCATGCACCAACGTCAACTCGGCATTCGTAGCGTATTTAACCAGGCCCCATATCAAATTCAACCGACTGCAGCGTCGCGCTTAATTTACCTCACTATTCATCAAATGCACCGCAAAGACGCACGAGACAAACACTCATCAGTATCCGACCTTGTAGATATTGCTACGCGAAATGCAACAGGTGCTGGCTTACCTGAATCGAAACATCCTAACTGGCCTGGTGCACTTGAGAGTGACATTTCGCCGTAACTTGGGAGTCGCTGTCACGGCACGGCACAGTCTCTTCGACACCGTAGACGTAGTCCGCTTTGAAGAGCTTTTCTCCATTTTCAAGGGCTTTTCTGGGAAAGTAGTCTTCAGGCCAAGAAATATTTCCGAAACCATAGCGCAGCACGACCGGCGCCATGGCTGCTAGAGTTGTGCGGCAACCAGCTACCACGCATGCATGGGAACGGCACACGGCGCAACCGCTAAAGAAAGGCGCGTGCTCGCCGCGACACACTGTGAAAAAGATATAAAGCTTAAAAAGCTTCTTTCGTAATTTCTTCACTTGATGGCGCTGGCTTCTTTACAAAACCTGGTCACTTGAAACGGCGCGAAACGGAAACATACGAACACGGCCGCGGTCGAGTCGTCTGGTCGAGCGGCTAGAATATGCCACGTTTCGTCCCCAGGGTGCGTGCAACGCACTCTTTTCGACGCGCCGCCTATCCAGCGCTATTTCCCCATAGGCATAGcgacattgtttagcagttctgatagactcgtaaatatcggcctgtcaaacagaacggcatttcaatataacttttcacgcagcattcgcttcCCATTCATAATTATATATGTTTAGAGCAAGCAATATTAATTTGAATTTTTCACTGCTAACGCCAACTGCAACTGCAATTCGTATGTATGTTCTgcatattcttttttcttttcttacaaaggctgttaactttcgcgtaattgtatttattgtgttgaatcattcgatcagagactgtttacaagtggcacaagggcactccattataacgcagcaatgcgcgcttgccgtgtgcatccttGATAGGCGCAATAGCAAATTCAAGGGGGTgtaaattaaaaagcatgtgcacttgcatgtgcgtcgtttaaatagtgttgcgggtagtgaatttcaaaatactgcgtaACTTTATGGTAAAATCATctgtaccacttgccagtaatgccgttgctagctgaacttctgtagcggctgtaaattttattgctagtAGAATACAAGTCATTTTGGATTACTGTTCCCTATATTATGTTTCTGCATAAGGAGCATATCAAACCGTGTAGTAATGTCTCCTGCcgccagcttcattataatcttaggtgcctttcccggaaagctctgtcatgcgtgcttttttttttttgatgccagatgattttttcagaccaactggcacagtaggcgtaaattcctgCCCGCAAAAAGAGTCGGGGACAAAAAGAAGgggcgccatgttgaagaagagctttctgctgggctattggtgcatatttctaaaataaaaaacagcaaatagaagggacaagaatgtgagacaagcccaacgctaacttacaatgaaatgcttattttgcacgacgccaatATATGTGCACTGAAGAGAAGGGGAAGGcagagaacagagacaacgccacaacagATAGACGGAGGTGCGAGGGTATgggagtgaagagaaaaggtttggtcagacgaccaagatgACTACACAAGGCGCTCaccgttggaagggaacagaaaataaagaaaaataaaaaaacaggaATGTTCATGGCCCGCcacgccattccgaaccttggcggatggctgaaagagttgaagttactgACCTAGGACTGAAAACGAAGAGCGAGGCTAAGATTATggagaatacaggaaaatagaatgggaaaagaaagaaaatgaacgctactgAATAAAATCAATTTCCGATGAAAAAGTGCAACAAGCATACACAACAAAAGctactaacacacacacacacacacacacacacacacatatatatatatatatatatatatatatatatatatatatataagaaggtGAACTCTTTtttgagagcaacacagatttgaattaATTGTgcgctgacgtttgcatcttctATCAGCTAAtaaataaacctatcgttgtttgGACTTTGCGaagaggcatacataagcttccttattccttattataTTCATAATCCCACTTACACTCTCAAcaacacacctctggtaacttcttcctcttgtagatatctCGGGATACACATCACACTCAACATTTTCTGAAAAGGTATGTTGAGTtgtcaatttaccaatgccaaccacatgtttggtttgttgctccgaaattttcttcatgggaagcttttattttataaatccatggtggggtcaatcttcgagtacaccagttctgtctggaATCCAGCAACGGCGATACCTTatcgcaagctctcgaaagtgtccaaaaccttgccgtccgtgttttgttacatacaatgaATCACGTGTAGCTAGTGCGTCTTCTATAGATGGTTTCAGTGTTtgcaaacataggccctgcacggcttccggttttgcccactgacgtagctgctgaatgaaactggcaaagaagcaaccatgcgttttaaagcataaacctgataaggcacgtgaccggaagtttcttgggggcggcacgctcgctgctgttatcgcgagcatgaaatcGCCtataaaatcatcgcttggtttaccttgtcgccgtatgcgatctcgcttgagtttgttcattaggatttattttattactcccgctgcttaaaggacatattttctACCTCCcgcctacgtttcttctcgcagcggccacgtttcaAGCTTTGTTGcttatgaaaagaagaaaaaaactgcgcCCTTTTTTACGTAAATCATTCGGCCTTTGACACtttactaacataattaagtaaattaatacggcgaacttgaacgagatccttgtactcgctttcTCGACTTCGCTGATATGTTATGCGCAgcgtaatgtattgtcgcgaggtttcttagatacggctgcctctgctttgtgtctattcatttttttccgaAGGGGGTGGTTGTTTTATTAAACTAGAAGTAAGAAGTgcatgggggcatgttagcaagtgatgctgtgcgccggactaccgccttgcgcacacgttgtcttgctctaccgttctcctgggataagcagctcaaaaaataattaaaaaatattcATTGACCCCATTGAGTtctacaggtccatttgtcatgttttacatttcagctataatatataataaaatctgCACAAGTACTACTGCTCGTTCAGCCACAGCAGCctctgcaaaaataaaaaataaataaaggaattaaaaacgtgcgcgtgtcgttcactactatcaggcgaagagacgtcaaaacaccaagattgccgtttcactctcaccacgttttccctgcgtcccctcgctttgcagtgtcgaacgTCCTTTGCagtgcgcacagccgagcctgcgctgCTACTCTGAACCGGgtgggtgcacaaagaagcgtgaatggTGCCCTGTCAAATTTGTGGCTCCCTTCGCGGACCTCGCCTGCTgccaaaaaaacgtggtgactctcggtctcTCGGAGGACAAGGGACCCGTACGCATTCTGCTTCTTCCTGTGAGCTGTCGTTGCCCACACTGCTTGCACAATGTTTtacttgcgaagcatgcatcaacttggccagcaacgtgttcagtaccagcggcttgaccttcggcactacaagcttggttccacactgctatcgggtgaaacatgaacaactagccaaacgtcggaaaactgcatttaatgcgaaataaactcaattatcgcaagaTAAGTACacttgtcttatttttattctcaagtatagtgtttgaactaagtgcattgcctaatacgtgtatttattttttcacagagataatgtacggccactttctactacgtacgtagacggcgctccaccgcttcagcgtcagctgaaacgcactgtctgtttgaaaacatgCAGCACtgcacatttcggctggtacattcaagaagaccaaagttggattgtagAAGACCAAAGCtggaagaccaaagttggatttcACTTCCTTAAGGCCGTTTCACCTGGTGCGATTGTCATCGCACCGGAattgcgatttccgtcgcatgcgacgaaaatcgcagtcgcagggccgattctgcgattttcggctgcgaccaaccggttggtcgcagcgtcgcaacgtcgcagcaatcccTGCAATTTTCCATctaaattgcgccgagagctatttcgcggacTGTTTTGCAAAATGGaagcggtcgctcaacgcaacgtttatagatacttctTTGcctataaatattggctcaacaagcctcgaacagtgcaactaattgagtggagccttggatcgctcaatcggtacgtaacatcagcaccgacacgccaACACTGCAGACAAAAACTCGTAGGTCatattcggttctgtgatttctatgcgtttgttgacacgctacgttgctaatcacgcgacgcttttttttaggttggcttcgggtgctgacaGTACGGACTTTTGCGTggttttccgttattcacacgcgctgcgagttggcaaatactacgaggtgtccctcacggtaAGGCATGGCTTTCGGATGTCATCCGAATTTTCTGGTTGTCCAATGAATAATCTAATTTCatggttctgttacttccgctgcgagacgcgactgcttatcaagctcgcaaagcgaacgtgcaaactatatatcgtaatgaatgttctacaatggcatatttaacgctttgactcgGAATAAACAGtcttgtcaatttgttttcgaagcaatatttaaagagttttttttctcatttttctgatgtatcatttttctccagCACAAAAATCAATAAACCTTCAgagtgttgcagactttgtatccttactgcgtCTGTactaaccctcacattaaaaggtaaatgcatatttcgcttacttcagtgcatcgaattgcttttgtttatgctggttgtaacatctCGCAGTagtctaagaaactacttcgccataaacatccttgccttttcttgcttctctgtctctacttcctgtaaaacacatgcaataatgcgaaaagcaagcaaacaccttgtttttacaagcagtagataactcattaaacaaaagcagatcaaaattgtgcaatGAAGCCAACCGGTcgcattccttcctgtgaatgatggcatcttttcaagtgcgggtggttcttgcatgtccacagctcataacgTGTAGACTCATCACCAGGCATAGGTATTGCCTATCAAGATGGAgacaatgttgctaatgagtctgcacttacatgtattactgcataaactcgtataaccatatcccatcattactcagtcgaggTTGCTCAGagccatattcaccaaaattctacttatccgagcttgctctgactcatattcaccaaaattatactcagatgagcttgccctcACTtacattcatcaaaattctactcaggcaagcttgcactgggtcatattcaccaaaaatctacttagccaagcttcctctgactcatattcaccaaaattctactcaactgagcttgctctgggtcatattcaccaaaaatctactta harbors:
- the LOC125947455 gene encoding uncharacterized protein LOC125947455 yields the protein MEPVARQVLERKAGTTVTQVGLVVHPRQPWLCASPDGLFHTRKGITLLEIKCPFSRKDDFIIDPSLCQSFISYVVYEDGCLRLARKHPYYCQVQVAMYVTNTTECFFFVYSSKQDLIILVERDEAFLAESIPRLQWFYHKYYIKLLAQ